One Cucumis sativus cultivar 9930 chromosome 1, Cucumber_9930_V3, whole genome shotgun sequence DNA segment encodes these proteins:
- the LOC101216531 gene encoding abscisic acid 8'-hydroxylase 2 isoform X2, translating to MLLLLGLFSLFILLLCLQWSHPKHKLLPPGSMGWPYIGETFKLYTQNPNSFFSIRQKRYGDVFKTHILGCPCVMISSPKAARVVLVSKAHLFKPTYPPSKERMIGPQALFFHQGPYHSYLKKLIQSSFLPSAIKHSISQIENIVLNLLPSWNNSQINTLQQMKKFAFDVAMISAFGDQQDLEIERIKHLYQCLEKGYNSMPLDLPGTPFRKAMKARKVLSETLGKMIEKRRRNKEHGGGLLAVLLSGGGGEEEEKKKLSDSQIADNIIGVIFAAQDTTASVLTWILKYLHDNHHLLEAVKKEQDAIYERKLCEGKRGLSWDDTRRMPFTSRVILETLRRASVVSFTFREAVEEVEFEGYLIPKGWKVLPLFRTIHHSPDFFPHPHNFDPSRFEEPPRPNTYMPFGNGVHSCPGSEMAKLEMLVLLHHLTTTYRKFRGL from the exons atgcttcttcttcttggttTATTTAGTCTCTTTATCCTCCTCCTTTGTCTCCAATGGAGCCACCCCAAACACAAACTCCTCCCACCCGGCTCCATGGGTTGGCCTTACATCGGCGAAACCTTCAAACTCTACACCCAAAACCCAAACTCCTTCTTTTCCATTAGACAAAAAAG ATATGGGGATGTTTTTAAGACACATATATTGGGTTGTCCTTGTGTGATGATTTCAAGTCCAAAGGCTGCAAGAGTAGTGCTTGTGAGTAAAGCTCATTTGTTCAAGCCAACTTATCCACCAAGTAAAGAGAGAATGATCGGTCCTCAAGCTTTGTTTTTTCATCAAGGTCCTTACCATTCTTATCTCAAGAAGTTGATTCAATCTTCCTTTTTGCCATCTGCCATTAAACACtctatttctcaaattgagAACATTGTTCTTAACCTTCTCCCCTCTTGGAATAACTCCCAAATCAACACCTTGcaacaaatgaaaaag TTTGCTTTCGATGTGGCGATGATATCAGCTTTCGGAGATCAACAAGATTTGGAAATTGAAAGAATCAAGCATCTGTACCAATGTCTTGAAAAAGGCTACAATTCTATGCCTCTCGATCTTCCCGGAACCCCTTTCCGTAAAGCAATGAAG GCAAGGAAGGTGTTGAGTGAGACATTGGGGAAAATGATAGAGAAGAGACGGCGGAACAAAGAGCATGGAGGTGGGTTGTTGGCAGTGCTACTCAGCGGTGGTGGtggggaggaagaagagaaaaagaagctAAGTGACTCACAAATAGCGGATAATATAATAGGAGTAATATTTGCAGCACAAGACACAACAGCAAGTGTATTAACATGGattcttaaatatttacatgaCAATCACCACCTTCTAGAAGCTgttaag AAGGAGCAAGATGCAATTTATGAAAGGAAACTGTGCGAAGGGAAGCGTGGGCTTTCATGGGATGATACTAGGCGCATGCCTTTCACTAGTCGG gtgATCTTAGAGACCCTAAGAAGAGCAAGTGTAGTGTCATTCACATTTAGAGAAGCAGTAGAAGAAGTTGAATTTGAAGGATATTTAATCCCAAAAGGATGGAAAGTTCTTCCACTCTTCAGAACCATTCATCACTCTCCTGATTTTTTCCCACATCCCCACAACTTCGATCCTTCAAGATTCGAG GAGCCACCTAGACCGAACACGTACATGCCGTTTGGCAATGGAGTGCACTCGTGTCCAGGCAGTGAGATGGCTAAGCTTGAAATGCTTGTTCTTCTCCACCACCTCACCACCACTTACAg aaaatttcgaGGTCTTTGA
- the LOC101216531 gene encoding abscisic acid 8'-hydroxylase 2 isoform X1, whose amino-acid sequence MLLLLGLFSLFILLLCLQWSHPKHKLLPPGSMGWPYIGETFKLYTQNPNSFFSIRQKRYGDVFKTHILGCPCVMISSPKAARVVLVSKAHLFKPTYPPSKERMIGPQALFFHQGPYHSYLKKLIQSSFLPSAIKHSISQIENIVLNLLPSWNNSQINTLQQMKKFAFDVAMISAFGDQQDLEIERIKHLYQCLEKGYNSMPLDLPGTPFRKAMKARKVLSETLGKMIEKRRRNKEHGGGLLAVLLSGGGGEEEEKKKLSDSQIADNIIGVIFAAQDTTASVLTWILKYLHDNHHLLEAVKKEQDAIYERKLCEGKRGLSWDDTRRMPFTSRVILETLRRASVVSFTFREAVEEVEFEGYLIPKGWKVLPLFRTIHHSPDFFPHPHNFDPSRFEEPPRPNTYMPFGNGVHSCPGSEMAKLEMLVLLHHLTTTYRWKVVGEESEIQYGPFPVPKGGLPIKVYPRKKKITSLN is encoded by the exons atgcttcttcttcttggttTATTTAGTCTCTTTATCCTCCTCCTTTGTCTCCAATGGAGCCACCCCAAACACAAACTCCTCCCACCCGGCTCCATGGGTTGGCCTTACATCGGCGAAACCTTCAAACTCTACACCCAAAACCCAAACTCCTTCTTTTCCATTAGACAAAAAAG ATATGGGGATGTTTTTAAGACACATATATTGGGTTGTCCTTGTGTGATGATTTCAAGTCCAAAGGCTGCAAGAGTAGTGCTTGTGAGTAAAGCTCATTTGTTCAAGCCAACTTATCCACCAAGTAAAGAGAGAATGATCGGTCCTCAAGCTTTGTTTTTTCATCAAGGTCCTTACCATTCTTATCTCAAGAAGTTGATTCAATCTTCCTTTTTGCCATCTGCCATTAAACACtctatttctcaaattgagAACATTGTTCTTAACCTTCTCCCCTCTTGGAATAACTCCCAAATCAACACCTTGcaacaaatgaaaaag TTTGCTTTCGATGTGGCGATGATATCAGCTTTCGGAGATCAACAAGATTTGGAAATTGAAAGAATCAAGCATCTGTACCAATGTCTTGAAAAAGGCTACAATTCTATGCCTCTCGATCTTCCCGGAACCCCTTTCCGTAAAGCAATGAAG GCAAGGAAGGTGTTGAGTGAGACATTGGGGAAAATGATAGAGAAGAGACGGCGGAACAAAGAGCATGGAGGTGGGTTGTTGGCAGTGCTACTCAGCGGTGGTGGtggggaggaagaagagaaaaagaagctAAGTGACTCACAAATAGCGGATAATATAATAGGAGTAATATTTGCAGCACAAGACACAACAGCAAGTGTATTAACATGGattcttaaatatttacatgaCAATCACCACCTTCTAGAAGCTgttaag AAGGAGCAAGATGCAATTTATGAAAGGAAACTGTGCGAAGGGAAGCGTGGGCTTTCATGGGATGATACTAGGCGCATGCCTTTCACTAGTCGG gtgATCTTAGAGACCCTAAGAAGAGCAAGTGTAGTGTCATTCACATTTAGAGAAGCAGTAGAAGAAGTTGAATTTGAAGGATATTTAATCCCAAAAGGATGGAAAGTTCTTCCACTCTTCAGAACCATTCATCACTCTCCTGATTTTTTCCCACATCCCCACAACTTCGATCCTTCAAGATTCGAG GAGCCACCTAGACCGAACACGTACATGCCGTTTGGCAATGGAGTGCACTCGTGTCCAGGCAGTGAGATGGCTAAGCTTGAAATGCTTGTTCTTCTCCACCACCTCACCACCACTTACAg ATGGAAAGTAGTGGGAGAGGAATCTGAAATACAATACGGTCCATTTCCTGTACCAAAAGGTGGCTTACCTATTAAAGTATAtccaaggaagaagaagattactTCTTTGAATTGA